One window of the Diospyros lotus cultivar Yz01 chromosome 12, ASM1463336v1, whole genome shotgun sequence genome contains the following:
- the LOC127787583 gene encoding uncharacterized protein LOC127787583: protein MLQDEADRWWKGVKRAMTPQARAPYITWERFKELFNEKYFPLNLRMKKEREFMELKQIGDMIVAQYEDAFSRLIRYMPIYEGDERIKAQKFLGGLNLRLQRALSSISTQSYTKVELQAFTTEANLSRIEAIQGESQQGSGHKAGKKLDLQRSKFKPGTPCTRCQKKHLGRSCRLGMKGCYNCGEEGHLNQNFPKRRITCFNCQQTNILQRTVPSCG, encoded by the coding sequence ATGCTGCAAGATGAGGCAGACAGATGGTGGAAAGGAGTCAAGAGGGCAATGACCCCTCAAGCCAGGGCACCCTACATTACTTGGGAGCGATTCAAGGAACTCTTCAATGAGAAGTACTTTCCCCTAAATCtaagaatgaagaaggaaagagaattTATGGAGTTAAAGCAAATCGGGGACATGATTGTTGCCCAGTACGAGGATGCCTTTAGCCGATTGATCAGGTACATGCCCATTTATGAAGGGGATGAAAGGATCAAAGCTCAGAAATTCTTAGGGGGGCTGAATCTGAGGCTTCAGAGGGCCTTAAGCAGTATAAGTACTCAGTCTTATACAAAAGTGGAATTACAAGCCTTTACCACTGAGGCTAACCTAAGCCGAATCGAAGCTATCCAAGGAGAAAGTCAGCAAGGGAGTGGTCATAAAGCGGGCAAGAAGCTGGATCTCCAGAGGTCGAAGTTCAAGCCTGGTACTCCGTGCACAAGATGCCAGAAGAAACACCTTGGAAGGTCATGCCGGCTTGGAATGAAAGGTTGCTACAACTGTGGAGAAGAAGGACATCTCAACCAGAACTTCCCTAAGAGAAGAATCACTTGTTTCAACTGCCAGCAGACGAACATTTTGCAAAGGACTGTCCCAAGCTGCGGCTAA